cTGTTGCTTAAGTGGTGTACACACAGGTAGACATGTGGCGACCAAAGACCAAGAAATGCCAACAAAATACAGGCACTGTTAGCAAACTAACAGTTAACTGTTCCCACGTTAAACTTGAAAGATACTGTTGATTGCCATGTGACAGGGATGTATATTCATTAGATGGCTACCAATGGAGCCAGAGTCTGAAAAGTCTAAAAACTGACCAagatttctgtatttatttattttttacaccaAAACTCACCGCTATATTTAACTCCTGCTGCTCGATTGGCATTGTCTCCATTGGGTTATCCTTAAAAGATTTAATTGCTGGTTTAGCACTCTCCAGAACATGACAGCGCAATCTGTAGGAAAGACAATCTAATTAGTGTAGGATATCAGGAGGATGCAATCATTGGTCCACAGGAGTACTGTGTGGCAGAAACATAGTCCATCTTCATTTATTTCCATCATTTTAGACTTCAGTTAGCAGCTGTAATCCTTGTTCTGCGCTATACCATTTTTGAGCTCGTCACAATAGCACACAAACTAGTTTTCAACTTAACTGGCCCTACAGCTCAAAGCTGATATCCAGCTGCAGTGTAAGTAGGTGGAGTTCCACTTCCACCACCTTTGGGATAGGATCCACTTTAGGGAAGCAGCTGAATGATATTGAGGCTGTTACATTAGCAAACTGGCAAGTGAAACAGCTGGTAGTGAAAATGAGACAGGAAGGGCTGGGACTAGCAGGTTAGTTGTGAATTAActagaaaaaaataagtcaGACAAggatttcttctttctctcagcgAATTAAACGAGCACAGAATCTAAAATAAGCTGCCAAATATACTTGGGAGGCATGCCAAAGTAAAAGCTTGGCATTACGTGTGGCCAACACGTCACTGCAGACCTGTGTTCCATGATTTTGGTTTTCGGTACTTCTTTCCAGAACTGTGAAAGATCTTGTGATCCAGCATTTTCCATCTCTGCAGCCATAATCAGAAACCTGTCCTGTGGAGAGGCCTGAGAACCTGCACAAAATcaggcagagaaaaacaaaaaaacaaaaacattaacgtAAGCACAACTCACCGAGACAGCTGTTGAAAACTGAATAATTCGAtttttgtttcagaaaatgcaaaattttttttttaaattgctcttAAAATCAACAACAAAACTAGTGCAGCTGACTGATTTGGttcagacacagaaacagaaggaCTATGTTCACAGAAGCCAGTGTTAGATGTGACAGTTTTGGGGAgaagaaaccccccccccccccaccaccacagcATAAAagctgggaaaaaaagaaacccaaaataaGCTGCACTGGTTCCTCTGAGCGAGCTATGTTCAGCACATCATAACCTACAGCTGACATTTCGGTGCTTGAAGGGCACAAGCTGTTTCAACTCACGCAGCACTGTCAGTTGTCTGATGGTTTGTTTTGTAGAGATGATTCTTTTATCAGTCTTGAAATATGCATGTCAGGCAGGAGAAAGTGGCTGCCTGCACTTTAGGAAGGTAATACACTGAACCTCTTGATTATTCTGAGGTTCAGCATTTAGAAACATCTGCTGTGAGAAGAGTGCAGAGCTTAAGTGCAATACCTCCATGCAGTGACACAACTATGTCTACTGAAGCTCCTGGctcacagcagctgctgctcggCTTCACTCTATACTTGTCGGGCGCCGTGGTCCGCACCTGTGAAGACATTAGAGGAACATTTaacaatgcttttttttctgtctcctcaATTTATTGAATACATAAATGCAATAGTTAGTCTGTGAACTGTGAGATCAAAGGGAACTGGTGCATGAATTAACTGTAGCAAGTGCCACACGCTTTCAGACTCACCTTAAAGGCCACCTGATTTTTGACCACATTGTTCAGGATAATTAAGCTTTTCTTTTCAGTCTCTCCAGAACCAAAGCTGAGCTCCTCTGCAGGGCTGAACAGAGagataaagagtaaaaaaaacctcagagtGTAGCAGGAACTACATTAGACCGCTACATAGGTGGAAACCTGAGACacaattttattcttttttattaaaaatgtagcCAAATGTTTTGACAATGGAAACCTCTAACAAATTACCTTTTCCAGgattttatttaactgaatGAAGAATCTGCTTCTTTAATTCACTGTAATTAATTGTTAACAATTTTATCATTgaattaaaaaaggaaacataatAACAGAACACTGTGGTACTGAACGAGCATGGTACATCTAAACCAACCTTTACTTGTTTACTGTCCTCTTTAGCCAACCTAAACAAGTTATGTTACCGGCGCTCTGCTACAGCCCTTTTGAAAGTTTTATGACTTGTTCAACAAGCTTAGCTGCAGGGCAAAATCCGGCTGTTTTGTAAGTTATAAGGAGGAGACTTCAGCATGGGTTGTTTTTCCAAAGTCTGTTGTGTACCAGAATATCAAGAACACTGATGTTACTGCTAcaggaaaatatatttaaaataaagcaatCTAACTTAGTATCCGGAATCAAGCTGTCCATCTTACTAGAGGGAGACCTCCTGATATTATGACTTGgattaaaaaatatgaaataaaatgaatcccTTCTAGCATTTGATTTAGTGAGATTTGTATGACGTTGCAAAGGAAGGAACGAGCCATAGGAAACCTGTAAGGGGTCACGTATGCTTTGCTTGTCGTTAGCTCACACAGTCTAACttggtgatatatatatatacatgcagCATGCGATTTGATGAATTTGGCCTTGGTGCACATTGCATACTTATTACAGCGGGATCATATTATCTGCTATGCATGTATAAAGCTTCTCAATGATGCAGCTTGGCTGTTTTATGAACTAAGACCGCTAAGaacaaagatttttttccctttttttccttttccatgtCCCTTATGgtagggaaaaagaaaaaaaaaaaagagagaaaaaaaaaaagagtaaagcaTGCTTGATCTCAAAGTGAGTCTTTGGGCTCTGCAAACCTCTGGCAAACACAAGATCAAAGACCCCTACTCTCTCCTAAAGCCCCCAGTCTCGAATGAAGGCTAACACAACTCCCAAACATAATTGCATTTAAGGCTCATTTTAATCTGTTTATCAGTATAATTCACAGCCCAGAGCTGTCAAAATCCTCACATCAAAGCTTTAGCTTTGTAAACACAGAAATCAACAGACATTATTCATGAAAATGAAGAGTACATGAAGAGTACACATTATATACGCAAAATATTTACCCACGAAACAACCAGATCATTATGGGATTGTTGTACTCCATACTGAAATGCATATCTTCTGAACTCAGCAATCAATTTGCAATTTAATGAAGGTTCAATTAAAATATATGTTCTGTTTGACAATGTGTAGGAGGGGGACTAGCACACCTTTCTTGAAGATAATTGATCAATTGCCAGTGTTTCTTACTAATTAGCATAACACCAATTCATCTCTAGTCAATGAGCAATTGACTGTCAGCATCCTTAATTCCTGCCTCTGTTTGAACAGATCAGTTGAGCTATAAAGGTACAAAACATCAATAATGACTTCAGATGCAGTTAATCTTTTTGCATATGGCTCTTCAAGACATAGACGTGCGAGTCAACTGGTTATACCTAGTTACACGTATATTACAGCAAATCTTCCTTGATGTAAGGGTCCTGAACAAGCTTTGGCATGTCTTACCCAAAGGGAATTGGCAGAAATATTGGAAACATGGGACAGACTCATAGATGAACCCATGTAAACTGTGTAGAACATCAAACCAGTTACCTTTTGGTGACCAGATAACACTTCTGGCTTTAGGTCTCCCAAACACAATAGAGTTGTCGTTGCAGAACAAAGAAGCTGGCTGGTCTGTGTATTCAACCCAGGTCCACATCAGCTAGACTGATGCATTCACAGCCAACCTTTGCTGTTTGCAGTTAAAACTGATTCTGGCATGTTTGCCCGGttagtgcagtttttttttcaggctGCAGGGAAGAAGGCCAAGCAAATTCTGAAGCAGCTTAAACAACTAGGCTGGGTGCACCTGCAGAGAAGCAGAGTATGCTAGGTGCAGATCAGACCCCAAGAATGTTTTACGTGTTTGTTTAGGGTGAGGTTCATTTCTAAAGCTAGTATATTTTTAGTTTAGCTTGTGTGAAACTGCAATTGAATCGTGGTCCAGAGTAAACAAATAGAATTAATATTGGTCCATATTGGTATACTCTGGTGTGGTGTGGAGTTTGTGATAGCAGAGGTGGGAATTTAGCATGatttacaaaattacaaaaaatatatcTAGTATTACCGTAACAAAGGGAAGGAATCTGCAAAAgcaatatatgtatatgtatatatatagtcCTGAtcaagtttaagaccacttgaaaaatgacaaaaaaaatgctattttgcatggttggatctgaacaaggttccaagtagagcttcaacatgcaaccaGAAGAAATatgagtgagacaaaacattttttgagcatccaatttattgaaaacaacacttaagtttaggaccacatgcctttaaaaggccaaatctgtgcaaaaatgtggattcattgtcattttctgtcgggtagtcacactgtcatgacgttctgatggcaaaagcaaAAACTCATTCCCTTTTTGAACAGGTCGGGCTGCTGAACTGCATAAGCAGGGTCTCTCGCAGTGCGCCACCGCTGCTGAGGTGGGATGCAGTAAAACAGTCATTTGGAATTTCTTTAATGATCCTGAGagttatggaacaaaaaaagtCAGGAAGACCCCAAAAAATTTCACTAGGACTGAGCCGGAGGACCCAATTGGCAATAATGTACCTTGATGGTCCTGATGGCTTCCAACGTTACTGATCAGCAGTTACTGATCAGCAGATCCCACCTGAGATTTTTTTCTGCGTGCCACAGTGGAGTGGACGCCATAATGGATAGagcttcaggaggtgcaggggCGTCAAACGGCCGCTGGCTATGCACAGATTTTGCAGAGAGCATCCCTCATGACTGAGGGCCCTCATCTGTGTGGTAACAACtgggtttttcaacaggacaacacTGTTGTTGCATTTTGAAGCGCTacttaagatccaaccatgcaaaacatgatttcttgccatttttcaagtggtcttaaacttttgatcgggaCTGTATTTCTGCAGAAATGTTAACCATGGAAACAGGAATGCCTATTAGCACATGAATGTGGGGATGCTCCATTGCTGGACAGTATCCTACTCAATGAAATTTAGTAGTTCATTAGGTCCATTTAAAAGTAGCTGATAGTGGAATTCCCATAGTAGTAACCCCCTCCAAGACATAATACCAATAATTATGGTATTATTcatcaaaagagaaaaaggaagcGCTGCAGGGCTCTAAAGGCCTGTCTGACAGGTGATCTTCATTAGGGTACCAAAGAAAGGAGGAGCTGCTGAGGCacatcattttttaataaaaatattagaacATAGAATATTAGTTCTATGTTAGGTTTTTCccatgagctttgtgtgataCATTCAGTAAATGTAAACACATAAAAAGCATTACAGTGCTGCATGACCCGATGGCTGTTCCCTGAATATGATCTCGCCATGTAGTCCACAACACTGATGATGCAGAGTGACATTCAAAAAGCTTTCCAACCCATCAGTTACTTGTCAGTCTGCAAGACTTCATGGTTACTCCCTTAAGGTGTGTTTGCAAAAAGCTAGTTTGAACATGAAATGATCTACAACTAAATGGCTGCAATTGTTCTGTCATTACTATTACACTGCTCAGCAAGCACTTAGCTACTGGGATTCTGTTACCTGTATTTTAACAAATTTTATTTGGTGATTCCTAATCTGAAAGCAGGTGCTATATTGCCACTGAAAATACACTTTCTACATGTTCATATCGACTTTTTTCTACCAAATTTGGCTTTGAGCgtgtgaaaacattttgaaCGAACAATATCATGGAAACCTGAATACAAGCATGATGGGTGACTTCTGTTGGTTCTTCGCAAAGAGAGATGGGCGTTGTGCAAATTCCCTGCTGACTCGGCCTTATGATGTCTAGAGGCAAGAACCAAGCGCACCCAAATGAGCGCACCAGTGATCATGTGCGCATCACGCAGAGGGAGAGTGAGGGacgaaaagcagcagcagagcatggCAGTTGTAGTATAAGCGCAAAAGCCAAGTGGCTGCTCATAAGGGGTCGTCTTGTTGGGGTTTTATCTCACATGTTGTATGGTCTTGAACAGTGTAGTATTAGAatacaaagggaaaaaacagcagATGTCGCCTGCCTGTGACAAAGTTATGGGAActcttaaatggtaaatggcctgcatttgtataatgcttttctagtccctaaggaccccaaagcgctttacactacattcagtcattcaccgattcacacacacattcacacactggcgatggcaagctacattgtagccacagctgccctggggcgcactgacagaggcgaggctgccggacactggcgccactgggccctctgaccaccaccaccttAAATTTAGGTGTCCAAACTAATGCAATCTTGATGAGCTATAACCTACCTAACATCTAACAGAGAACCTTTGAAGGTGGTCAGCGGCTTCCTGGCACCTTTGGTCCTGGCGCTTGCATCTCCTTTATCGTTGTCCTCTGACCTCAAACTTTGTTCCAGAAAATTTACCTGAAAGAACAAAAAGCATTTGATTAGAGAGACACACAATTTTTGTCATGTGaccattatctgttttttttcccctaaaaatgaaatgtgtgaCCTTTGGCATTCATACAGAGAAAGCCGTCATTGGATTCATGTACTGGCATTGatgaatagttttttttaaatgctcagATAACGCAACTTAATATAATTTTGCATGGGAAATTCCTATGATGATCCCTGACCGTCGTTCCACTTAGCCTCCAGAGGGAACACACAACCACAATTAGCATGTCCATGAAGATGAGGAACCAAAAGTGATCCACAAACTTGTgacttctgacaaaacaaaacaaacgaaAGTAACTGAGGAGTCACAAGATGACTCATATACAGCTCATAACGTCAGCAAATTGCTTAAACTTCGACCCAAATTATTCACACAAATCTCAAGACCACACACCAGCTGACAGGATAGACGTTTCAAAATGGCTGCATAAATGGTAGTTATTTTAAAGTAGGTCAGTTCGGGAAATGGATGCTTCATGGTGTGTAAAACAGTTTGTGCAGCAAGCACAGCAGGTGAGGAATCGAGGGGGGAAAGGAAGGTGGGCAGGGGCAAAAGTGAGCAGACTCTACACGTGACAGTATTTTCTGTGACTCAGAGAGGAAGGGAGCTTAATTTCATGGCTGACCATCATGCAACTGCCAGAATGAAGACATCAACCGCTGATGAAATGTCTcaatttatttatccatttaaagaGCAAGCTTAACAAAATGAAATGCGAgtagaaaaatgtaaaacataatcaagtttgaattaaaaagtgaaatgttttaCTGTCTCATACAGATAGTGTTTAACAGTTATTTTAGTGATAATATCATTGGCATTATTTCTACTAGATCCATACTCATACAAAATCTCATTActtgttaaaaagaaacaaaaaggtaattaattttgaaaattacatttaaaaggaATACACTGCCATAGCTGGGTACAAGGAATTAAactaaaattacagaaatatgTGATTTCTACACATTTTGTAAGGCACAGAAGGGACTGACAAATATAATAAAGTAAGAGCTGATCGGAGTGTTTTTTGGTGAAACAGTTCATATCAAGGCACAAAATAAGATTCTCTGTGTGATTAGCAATGCTAAATAACAAACTTAAAAAGAGATAGTGTTAGAGGACAAGACACAGACGGCTTTTGTGAAAAGCTGCCTCAAAGGCAGGCAGGATTAAAGATTTAGTGCTATGGGTTAATAAGTTGGTCTACTGTAATATAACAGTAATTACCTTGGCAGTTTTTTCAACTGAGAAGATACAAATAATGTGAAACTGCTAATGATCAGCAGTGAGTGTGCTACGCTTTCTCCACAGCTAATTAAACTGTGAAATGACTGTCCCACTTGGTTCGGCGTTTACAGGACATAGTGCAAATGATAAGCTTCTCATTATTAAGCTGACATGCCTTGATAACAAGGTCAGAAATGTTATGCTTTCAAACGGAGGGTCAAATCGAAATGTAAGGTCCAGGATAGGTCAAGGGATGAACATGTCCAGGGGTGGTGATGACATCAGGAGACTGTGAGGGAGGTGCACTCACAATAATTCGACCCACGTGAGTACACCTGCCTTTCCAGCCTGCAGAAATCTTCCGGACATTGAGCTCCTTGTGTAGGCGAAATCCTACACTTCCTTACCACATCCAGCCCTTGtttcaaaacagaaagaaactcaATTAGCTTTCTGAGGCCAAAAAGTTGTGCTAGTGATTACTGGTATCCAGAAGAATGCAGGTTGAGGTGCATGGTGCTGATGGAGGAACAGTCTTGTATAGTGACACAAGATGGTTGAGGAGCAGAAACGTCTGCACAAGCACTAAGGAATGCGCTCAGACGGGCTTGAAATTCCAAGAGTTTCCAACTGTAAAAACACAGTGATTCACTCATAGTATGGACTACCAGAAATCAGGTGTAGCAGAATTGAAAACATGATGAACCCTACTGAGCAACCTGCTGATGCACAAGCTCTCATCTTAACATTGTCCACTTCTGATCCCATTCAAGTGCTTTGCTTTTATTCTATTGTGCTTCCTTTATCTACCCAATTTGGTCTTTTTCCAACAGGATAATAAAGCAACACAAAAATAAGTGCTAAGTGGTTATTATGCAGGTGCTGTGGATAATATGCAAACCTTGAATAAAGATGCCCGAGGCTCAAAAGGGAGCGATGGTGAATAACGTTTGCAGACTTAATTTCTAATGGGGTCTGCAACCTTAGGCGAGTGTCAAAATTATGCTTAACAACAGCTTACATGAATTTTTAATTACCATTACAACAAATTACCTGTCAAAGTGGAACCACTACTCTCTCACCCTGAATATTCACAACACCTAAGAAGCCATATTCAGATATTTCCTCCGTGTGTGTAAAGTGTCATCTCAGAGTGATTGTGTAACTTTACTTTGTCAGGCAAGCCTCAAAAATATCTTCAACTTTTCCACAGAGCTGACGCAAATGTTTTGATATGAAACCGGCCACCTCAGAGGCCTGCAGTACAATACCAACGTTTGGGAAATAACATTACGCAATTCATGGGATCTGTGCACGTTTTGATTATGTGAAGTTTAGGCATCTCTAGTCAAAACAATGGCTGAGAGTTTGAGGTGATCTCACTTGTTACACTAAGGACATTAAAAAGCATCAAACTTGTGACTGGAAATGACTGTCTGATGTGTATATCCCAGCTCTGAAAATCTAAACCAGTGTggtatttattaaaacacactaATACAATGTAAGTGCAACTTTCTTTAACAGGCGCTTTCAGATAATGAGTATATGCTAAAGTAATCCCTTTGATAACATCCCATCTTCTTCCAGCCAGGCACTTTTTGCATGCTGCTCACTTGAAAATAAGCAAGGTTGACTTGGAAGGGTGGACTTAACACTCATTTGCAAAAGGTGCTGTacaagagggagagggaggtgaTGAGGGCTCCAACACATTCAGTCTTTGGGGCATTTCAGCGATGGTGCTCCATCCTGCCAGGGAGAAGGAATCCAGTTCCAGCATGGAGTGGCTTAAGCAACAAACTCAACAATCTTTTAGTTCCTTGTGTGGTTGACAAAGACTGCTGAGTTTGAGTTTGAGTGGTCCATCTGTGATGCAAGAGCTTTGGATATGCCTGCTGCCAATTACATTACAAGTCACCTTCACAGAGGCAATAGGTAGCAGCTCAATGTTTACAAAAATCAGAACCATTACCTGCTGGAAAGGAACCCAATTACATGTTGTTACCTTGTGTGCAGTTTAAAGAAACTGAGTGAAAGAAGGCACAGGATGAAATAATCAGTGACCAAACCTCACCTAATCTCCCTAGAAGCAGAATGCTTCACTACCCAAATCTAAAAAATGTTCAGaactcagtctcagctgacatCGCGTACGTATTATTGTAGGGgctatcttacaatataaagcaccttgaggcgactgttgttgggatttggcactgtaaataaaattcaattgaattgaacttgAGAGCAGCTACTCtaataacaacagaaacactAATCCTGCCAATTATATTAGCATCAGCATTAAAgatcacatttatttataggCAATCAGATGCGATCAAACTAACTACACATATACTAAGTGTTGAGTGCCAAAGTACAGACTTGCACAACACCCAGGGAGCAGTTTTACTTTATACTGTTGTGTAATTAAATTGTGTACAAagttgaaattatttttatccactattttttttcctttgttaaaaaaagtatattaataactaaaatggaaagaaaatgtaCCTTTTTGGGCTTTACTACAACATCTGAAGTGAAGCTGGACTCAAGGGCATCTTTAACATCCAAGTCACCTTCTTTGCTCTCCCTGTCATCATCACTAACAATGGGCCCGTTGTCACAGATGGGTGTTTGGAAGTCATCGTCAGGAAGAGGTGGGTAACTATACTTGAAGGAATCCTAGAACATAGCCAAATAGGTTAGGTCACCACATGCATGGTTATTAAAGAGTAACACTTTTTCTAACAGATTAATCAGTAAATATGATTTTGGTTATGTAAACAAAGAAGCAAAGTAACTAAActtgtgtttaatatttaaaaaagttaGATTTCTTCATCACTGGCAAGAAAACTAATGCAGATACAGAagggaataaaaacaacatttaacccAGTGTTGACCTTAACACTTCACACTGCATTTGAATCCTAATCTTCTACATCATGGTCCACTTAACATGTTCCACTGTTACTTTCTAATAGGTCTTTTTAGATTCTATACAAAATGGTAGCATTCACCTGATCTGCTCTGAAAAGGATGTGACTCGTGAAGTTTCCCATCACATGTTAGATTTTCTAAAGCCTAAAATCAGAGCCCAGAGGGGGTAGAAGACTCTAATTCCCTCTCAGACGACTTGAATTACAACCTGCTGAAAGATTATTATGGATTTTCTTTTGCTAAATAACACCCAAACCATGTGGCCTACCccagtttttaatatttatcacACTATAATCCCACTGGAGTATTGACCATTCCATTGCTAATGCATCTTTTGTTAAACTAATTAACGCATAatttaaaaccattttaaaaagcCATAACATACCGTTCCACCCATGTGAGGTGGCAAGTACTCGGGGCCTATGTATGTCTGGACCTCAGATTTGGATGCAAACCTAAGTTTGCTGATTGCCTCTGGACCCAACCACGACTTCACAATCTTCCACGCAGCTGTAGCAGacacaaatgttttattgttgagACGTCAGAATTGTAAAAACTAGTAAGGACTGCTTGAAATTTGGAAGCCACAGTCTTACCATTCAGAATCCAAGGCATATCCACTATTATCA
This genomic window from Astatotilapia calliptera chromosome 16, fAstCal1.2, whole genome shotgun sequence contains:
- the mospd2 gene encoding motile sperm domain-containing protein 2 codes for the protein MAEVEPHEGEQDLEKKIEETRQRFNNELLQDSTEKYDPRDVERLQTDDSLVEGYLTWRIYNVDDALKMIDESLHWRKEYGVNDINESTIPRWMFETGAVYLHGYDKEGNKLFWFKVKLHVKDSKTVIDKKKYVAFWLERYAKKEPGMPLTVVFDMTDSGLSNVDMEFVKYIINCFKVYYPKFLSKMIIVDMPWILNAAWKIVKSWLGPEAISKLRFASKSEVQTYIGPEYLPPHMGGTDSFKYSYPPLPDDDFQTPICDNGPIVSDDDRESKEGDLDVKDALESSFTSDVVVKPKKVNFLEQSLRSEDNDKGDASARTKGARKPLTTFKGSLLDVSPAEELSFGSGETEKKSLIILNNVVKNQVAFKVRTTAPDKYRVKPSSSCCEPGASVDIVVSLHGGSQASPQDRFLIMAAEMENAGSQDLSQFWKEVPKTKIMEHRLRCHVLESAKPAIKSFKDNPMETMPIEQQELNIALMRVTACTSRLEQKLDNTLWLQKVLIVLVVVLVMLNLLCLHLLGTAQQPS